One genomic window of Ziziphus jujuba cultivar Dongzao chromosome 4, ASM3175591v1 includes the following:
- the LOC107415107 gene encoding E3 ubiquitin-protein ligase SINAT2-like, which produces MSPRGSFCREVIEAHISCGDSDVATSNAEARSSPFKKAASSLNGNLGMASTNDVHELLECPVCMNLMYPPIYQCANGHTLCSSCKGRVYNSCPTCRLELGNIRCLALEKIAESLELPCRYQILGCNEIFPYYSKLKHEKSCKCRPYNCPYAGAECPVTGDISFLVMHLQNDHKVDMHDGSTFNHRYVKSNPEEFENATWTLTVFNCFGRQFCLHFEAFQIGKAPVYMAFLRFMGDDQEAKQFSYSLEVGGNGRRLMWQGTPRSIRDSHRKVRDSQDGLIIQRNLALFFSGGNRQELKLKVAGRIWKEQ; this is translated from the exons ATGTCTCCACGAGGTAGCTTTTGCAGAGAAGTGATTGAGGCTCACATTTCATGTGGAGATTCTGATGTAGCAACTTCAAATGCTGAAGCAAGAAGTTCTCCTTTCAAAAAAGCTGCCTCTAGTTTGAATGGAAACCTTGGAATGGCATCAACCAATGATGTCCACGAGCTGCTTGAGTGTCCTGTTTGCATGAATTTGATGTACCCTCCAATTTATCAG TGTGCAAATGGACATACTCTATGTTCAAGCTGCAAGGGTAGAGTATACAATTCCTGCCCCACTTGTCGCCTCGAACTCGGGAACATAAGGTGTTTGGCACTGGAGAAAATAGCAGAATCACTGGAACTCCCTTGTAGATACCAAATTTTGGGTTGTAATGAAATATTTCCATACTACAGCAAGCTCAAGCATGAGAAAAGCTGTAAATGTCGTCCGTACAACTGTCCTTACGCTGGAGCTGAATGTCCAGTTACTGGTGACATCTCATTCCTTGTGATGCATCTGCAGAATGATCACAAGGTTGACATGCATGATGGCTCTACTTTCAACCACAGATATGTTAAATCCAATCCCGAGGAATTCGAAAATGCTACATGGACACTAACG GTTTTCAACTGTTTTGGCAGGCAGTTCTGCTTGCATTTCGAGGCATTCCAGATTGGAAAGGCACCTGTTTACATGGCCTTCCTTCGGTTCATGGGAGACGATCAAGAAGCAAAGCAATTCAGTTATAGTCTTGAAGTTGGTGGCAATGGCAGAAGACTAATGTGGCAAGGAACTCCAAGGAGTATCCGCGATAGCCATAGAAAAGTTCGAGACAGTCAAGATGGACTAATCATTCAGAGGAACTTGGCACTTTTCTTCTCAGGTGGTAACAGGCAGGAGCTGAAGCTGAAAGTGGCAGGTCGAATATGGAAGGAACAGTAG
- the LOC107415105 gene encoding GTP-binding protein BRASSINAZOLE INSENSITIVE PALE GREEN 2, chloroplastic — protein MLVARNKSLSKLKPFLSICFFAKSSATAYSSSPLNLSSLVELHHGNPAKSSQFPTTFCHYFSSKPAKPPPKQSLILARDGNYDEAVAQTLAVCPGCGVYMQSSEPKQPGFFTKPSHKDPKTYKLLAHLEPVSQELEFSDSLKRGVVVEPESSGVDADSPQVGPERPVVCARCHSLRHYGKVKDPTVENLLPDFDFDHTIGRKLVSTTGTRSVVLMVVDAADFDGSFPQKVAKLVSATINENSTAWKQGKSGNVPRVVLVVTKIDLLPSSLSPTKLEHWVRQRAREGGANKITSLHLVSAVKDWGLKNLVEDIRNLAGPRGNVWAIGAQNAGKSTLINAIGRHVGGKISNLTEAPVPGTTLGILRVEGVLPAQAKLFDTPGLLNPHQITTRLTREEQKLVHISKELKPRTYRIKAGHSVHIAGLMRLDVEESSGESIYITVWASVYLPLHMGKTENASTMVEEHFGRQLQPPIGEQRVKELGQWVRKEFNVCGNSWDSSCVDIAASGLGWFAVGLKGEAVLGVWTYEGIDVVLRNSLIPDRSRIFEVAGFTVSKIVSKADQASNSLLHQSGKKRKRGITKESEPPL, from the exons ATGCTTGTTGCTCGAAACAAGTCTCTCTCGAAGCTCAAGCCTTTCCTCTCTATCTGCTTCTTCGCCAAATCGTCAGCAACTGcttattcttcttctcctttAAATTTGTCTTCACTTGTAGAACTTCACCATGGAAACCCAGCCAAATCTTCTCAATTTCCAACCACTTTCTGCCATTATTTCTCTTCAAAACCAGCAAAACCTCCACCAAAACAGTCTTTGATCCTTGCCCGAGATGGAAATTATGACGAAGCCGTTGCCCAGACCCTCGCAGTCTGCCCTGGTTGTGGGGTTTACATGCAGAGCTCTGAACCTAAACAACCTGGATTCTTCACCAAACCCTCGCACAAAGATCCCAAAACTTACAAATTGCTTGCCCATCTGGAACCCGTATCTCAAGAGCTCGAATTCTCCGATTCGCTGAAAAGGGGTGTTGTGGTTGAGCCTGAAAGCTCTGGTGTTGATGCCGATTCGCCTCAAGTCGGGCCCGAGAGGCCGGTGGTTTGCGCTCGTTGCCACTCTCTGAGGCATTACGGGAAGGTGAAGGATCCGACGGTGGAGAATCTGCTTCCGGATTTTGATTTCGATCATACGATAGGGAGGAAGCTGGTTTCCACTACTGGAACTCGGTCCGTGGTGCTTATGGTTGTGGATGCAGCGGATTTCGACGGTTCGTTCCCGCAAAAGGTCGCCAAGTTGGTTTCGGCGACGATTAATGAGAATTCGACTGCTTGGAAGCAGGGGAAGTCTGGGAATGTTCCGAGAGTGGTGCTTGTGGTGACAAAGATTGATCTTTTGCCGAGCTCATTGTCACCGACCAAGTTGGAGCATTGGGTCAGGCAAAGAGCAAGGGAAGGTGGAGCTAATAAGATAACTAGTTTGCATTTGGTGAGTGCAGTGAAGGACTGGGGATTGAAGAACCTGGTTGAGGATATTCGGAATTTGGCAGGGCCAAGAGGGAATGTTTGGGCTATTGGAGCACAAAATGCTGGTAAAAGCACATTGATCAATGCAATAGGGAGGCATGTTGGAGGCAAGATTTCGAATCTGACTGAAGCTCCTGTTCCCGGAACAACATTGGGGATTTTAAGAGTGGAAGGTGTTCTTCCGGCACAGGCGAAGTTGTTCGATACACCGGGGCTTTTGAATCCGCATCAGATCACAACAAGGCTGACAAGAGAAGAGCAGAAACTTGTTCACATCAGCAAGGAATTGAAACCGAGGACTTATAGGATCAAG GCTGGCCATTCTGTTCATATTGCTGGTCTTATGAGGCTGGATGTAGAAGAATCATCTGGAGAATCTATTTATATTACGGTGTGGGCATCTGTTTATCTTCCATTGCACATGGGGAAAACAGAAAATGCAAGCACAATGGTGGAGGAACATTTTGGTCGACAATTACAG CCACCAATTGGGGAGCAAAGAGTAAAAGAGCTTGGACAATGGGTGAGGAAGGAGTTCAATGTGTGTGGGAATAGCTGGGATTCAAGCTGTGTGGACATTGCTGCTTCTGGCCTTGGTTGGTTTGCTGTTGGACTTAAAGGAGAGGCAGTTTTAGGCGTTTGGACCTACGAAGGAATCGATGTTGTTCTTCGTAATTCATTGATTCCTGATAGATCACGGATTTTTGAAGTCGCAGGTTTTACAGTCTCAAAGATTGTATCCAAGGCAGACCAAGCTTCAAATAGTTTACTGCACCAgagtgggaagaaaaggaaaCGGGGCATCACAAAAGAATCTGAACCCCCTctttaa